The following DNA comes from Mycobacterium sp. MS1601.
ATCGCCGTGATCCCCGCGATCATGGCCTTTGCCGTGATCCCGCTGGGTCCGATGGTGTCGGTGTTCGGTCACCCCACGCCCCTGCAGCTGACCGACCTGCCGGTGGCTGTGCTCTACGTGCTGGCGGTGACGTCGGTGGGGGTGTACGGAATTGTGTTGGCCGGGTGGGCATCCGGGTCCACCTATCCTCTGCTGGGCGGGTTGCGGTCCTCGGCGCAGGTGGTGTCCTACGAGATCGCGATGGCGTTGTCGTTTGTGGCGGTGTTCCTCTACGCCGGGACCATGTCCACCTCCGGCATCGTCGCCGCGCAGGCCCAGACGTGGTTTGTGGTCCTGCTGCTGCCCTCGTTCCTGGTCTATGTGACGGCGATGGTCGGTGAGACCAACCGCGCCCCGTTCGACCTGCCCGAAGCCGAAGGTGAGTTGGTGGGTGGCTTCCACACCGAGTACTCCTCGCTGAAGTTCGCGATGTTCATGCTCGCGGAGTACGTGAATATGACCACGGTCTCCGCGCTGGCGACCACCATGTTCCTGGGCGGGTGGCAGGCCCCGTGGCCGCTGAGCATGATCGACGGGGCCAATTCCGGGTGGTGGCCGGTGCTCTGGTTCGTGGCCAAGGTGTGGGGCTTCCTGTTCCTGTACATGTGGCTGCGGGCCACGCTGCCGCGGCTGCGCTACGACCAGTTCATGGCCCTGGGATGGAAACTGCTGATCCCGGTCTCCCTGGCCTGGATCATGACCGTCGCGGTGATGCGGACAGCAGGTGCAGGGGGTGTCTTTCCTGCGCTGATCGCGGGAGTTGTTGTGCTGGGCATTGTTTGGGCAGTTGTACGCCACCGCGCGGCTACGAAGTCGAAGGAGAACTACTATGCGTGAGTATTTGGGAGCGGTAGCGGGTTTTGGGGTGACGTTCTCCTCGATGTTCACCAAGCCGATGACTCAGCAGTATCCCGATACCGACAAGGCCACCGAGCCCCGCTACCACGGGCGTCACCAACTCAATCGGTATGCCGACGGTCTGGAGAAGTGCATCGGCTGCGAACTGTGCGCCTGGGCCTGCCCGGCGGACGCCATCTACGTCGAAGGCGCCGACAACACCGCCGAGGAACGGTTCTCCCCCGGGGAACGCTACGGGCGGGTGTATCAGATCAATTATCTGCGCTGCATCGGCTGCGGGCTGTGCATCGAGGCCTGCCCCACCCGGGCGCTGACCATGACCAACGACTATGAAATGGCCGGCGCCTTCCGCGCCGACCTCATCTACGGCAAAGACAAGCTCTTGGTGGCGCAACCGACTCCCGGATCCGAGGCTTCGTGATGGAGCCGGCCGTGTTCTGGACCACAGCGTCGCTGGTGGTTGCGTGTGCCCTCGGTGTTGTGGTCTCCGCGAAGGCGGTGTACTCAGCGCTGTTCCTGGCCATGACGATGATCCTGCTGGCCGTGCTGTATGTGGGGCAGGATGCGTTGTTCTTGGGGGTGGTGCAGGTGGTGGTGTACACGGGTGCGGTGATGATGCTGTTCCTGTTCGTATTGATGCTGATCGGGGTGGATTCATCGGAGTCACTGGTGGAAACCATTCGTGGACAACGCATCGCCGCAGTAACGGTGGGACTGGGGTTCGGAGCACTGCTTGCGGCGGCGATCGGCAACGTCGCGGTGGGCGGTGTCCATGGGTTGTCACACCGCGACAATGTGGAAGGTCTTGCGGCGCTGATCTTCACCAAGTATCTGTGGGCGTTCGAGATCACCAGCGCCCTGTTGATCACCGCGGCGCTGGGGGCGATGGTGCTGGCGCACCGTGAACGCTTCGAACCCAGGAAGAGTCAACGTGAACTGGCGATCGCGCGATTCCGATCCGGTGCGTACCCGGGAACGCCCCCCGGATCCGGGGTGTACGCGTTGCACAACTCAGTGGACACACCGGCATTGTTGCCCGACGGGCGATTCAGCGAGCTGTCCGTCATCCGGACTCTGGAGCGTGGCGACGTGGTTCTGCGGCTACTCGCGGCGGACGCCACGTCGGGGGAGAGGGCTGCCGGTGAATCCTGAGAATTGTTTGTATCTGTCGGCGTTGTTGTTCACCATCGGTGCCGCCGGGGTGTTGTTGCGGCGCAACGCCATTGTCATGTTCATGTGTGTGGAGCTGATGCTCAACGCGTGCAATCTGGCGTTTGTCACCTTCTCCCGGATGCACGGACAACTCGACGGCCAGGTGGTCGCGTTCTTCACCATGGTGGTCGCCGCCTGTGAGGTGGTGGTCGGGCTGGCCATCATTATGACCATCTACCGCACCCGCCAGTCCGCCAATGTCGATGACGCGAACCTCTTGAGGGGCTGAGGCACCGATGGACCTGCTGTGGTTGATCCTGGCGCCGTTGGCCGGCGCCGCGGTGCTGCTGCTCGGCGGGCGCGCCACCGACGCGTGGGGGCATCTGCTGGGATGTGCCACCATGGCGGCCGCCTTCGGCTGGGCGGTGGTGCAGTTCGTGGCGCTGCTCGCGCGGGCGCCGCAGGACCGGGTGATCCATCAGGTGCTGTTCTCCTGGATACCGGTCGCGGGGCTGCAGCTGGACTTCGGCCTGCAACTCGACGCGCTGAGTGTGTGTTTCGTGCTGCTGATCACCGGGGTCGGCCTGCTCATCCACGTCTATTCCGTCGGCTACATGGCCGACGACCCCGACCGCCGACGGTTTTTCGCCTACCTGAACCTGTTTGTCGCCGCCATGCTGCTGCTGGTGCTGGCCGACAACTTCCTCGGCCTGTACATGGGCTGGGAAGGGGTGGGCCTGGCCTCCTACCTGCTGATCGGGTTCTGGTCGCACAAACCGTCGGCAGCGACCGCGGCCAAAAAGGCCTTCGTGGTCAACCGCGTCGGCGACATCGGCCTGGCGGTGGCGCTGATGGTGATGTGGGCCGATGCCGGCACCCTGTCCTACGCCGGAGTGTTCAACGCAGTACCCGGACTCTCCGATGGCACCGTCACCGCCATCGGACTGCTGCTGCTGTTGGCGGCCTGCGGGAAGTCGGCGCAGTTTCCGTTGCAGTCGTGGCTCGGTGACGCGATGGAGGGCCCCACCCCGGTCAGTGCGCTCATCCACGCCGCCACCATGGTGACCGCGGGGGTCTACCTGATCGTGCGCTGCGGCCCGATCTACAACGCCGCCCCCATCGCCCAAGGCGCGGTGGTGACCATCGGCGCGATCACCCTGTTGTTCGGCGCCGTCATCGGCTGCGCCAAAGACGACATCAAGAAGGCGCTCGCGGCGTCGACCATGTCGCAGATCGGGTACATGGTGCTCGCCGCCGGCCTGGGCCCGGCCGGCTACGCCATCGCGATCATGCACCTGCTGACCCACGGATTCTTCAAAGCCGGACTGTTCCTGGGGGCCGGCTCGGTGATGCACGCCATGGGCGACGAGACCGACATGCGCCGCTACGGCGGACTGCGGACGTACATGCCGGTCACCTTCGTGACCTTCGGCCTGGGATACCTCGCGATCATCGGCGTGCCGCCGCTGGCCGGCTTCTTCTCCAAAGACGCCATCATCGAGATCGCCTTCGCCGCAGGTGGACTCAAGGGTGCACTGCTGGGCGGGGCCACCCTGCTGGGGGCGGGCATCACCGCCTTCTACATGACGCGGGTCATGCTGCTGACCTTCTTCGGGAGAAGCGCTGGCACGCGCAAGCGCATCCGCACGAATCCCCCGCCCTGATGACCGCACCCATGATCATCCTCGCCCTGGGTTCCGTCGGGGCCGGCGCCGCCCTCGCCATCGGCGGCACCCTGACAACCTTCCTCGAACCCGTCGTCGGCACCCACGAAACCCACCACGTCATCCCCGTCTGGGCCATGACCACCCTCACCCTGGCTGTCGTCGCCACCGGCATCACCGTCGCCTACCGCATGTATCTCCGGGAAAAGGTGAGAACCATTGCTTCCGAGTGGGTCTCGGCGGGAACCATAGCCGCCCGCCACGACCTCTACGGCGACGCATTCAACGAGGCGGCGTTCATGCGACCCGGCCAACGGCTCACATCCGCGCTTGTGCGTCTAGACGGCAGCGGCGTTGACGGCGTTGTCGAGGGTATCGCGAGGCTGATCGTGTTGACATCGGCGAGGGTGCGCCGGCTGCAGACCGGGTTCGCCCGCTCCTACGCATTGTCGGTCCTGACGGGTGCCACCTTGGTGTTGGCGACACTGATCCTGATGAGGCCATGGTGAACGGTTTCCCGATCCTGAGTGTCTTGTGGTCGCTGCCGCTTGGCGGTGCCGCTGTGGTGGCCGCGGTGCGTCCCGCCATGGCGAAGTATGTCGCGACGGGGGTGGCGCTTCTGGTGCTGACCGTGGCCATCGTGTTGGCGATCAATTTCGACCCGGCTGGTGAGCGGTATCAATTCGTCGAAACACACAGATGGATACCGTCATTCGGTGCCGGATACCTGCTCGGTGTCGACGGCATCGCAGTGGTACTGGTGGTGCTGACCGCGGTCCTGATGCCGATCATCTTGGTGGCGGCGTGGCACGACACCCCGGCGCCGCAGGCCTATTGTGCGCTGATGCTCAGCGTGCAGGCTCTGGTGCTGGTGTCGTTCATCGCGCTGGACGTGTTGCTGTTCTTCGTGGTGTTCGAGGCGATGCTGATTCCGATGTACTTTCTCATCGGGCGCTACGGAGGTGCCGACGCTGGACGCGCAGCGCTGAAGTTC
Coding sequences within:
- the nuoK gene encoding NADH-quinone oxidoreductase subunit NuoK, producing the protein MNPENCLYLSALLFTIGAAGVLLRRNAIVMFMCVELMLNACNLAFVTFSRMHGQLDGQVVAFFTMVVAACEVVVGLAIIMTIYRTRQSANVDDANLLRG
- a CDS encoding NADH-quinone oxidoreductase subunit J, whose translation is MEPAVFWTTASLVVACALGVVVSAKAVYSALFLAMTMILLAVLYVGQDALFLGVVQVVVYTGAVMMLFLFVLMLIGVDSSESLVETIRGQRIAAVTVGLGFGALLAAAIGNVAVGGVHGLSHRDNVEGLAALIFTKYLWAFEITSALLITAALGAMVLAHRERFEPRKSQRELAIARFRSGAYPGTPPGSGVYALHNSVDTPALLPDGRFSELSVIRTLERGDVVLRLLAADATSGERAAGES